Proteins encoded in a region of the Cytobacillus pseudoceanisediminis genome:
- a CDS encoding CtsR family transcriptional regulator produces the protein MRNISDIIENYLKQVLEKSEREIVEIKRSEIADKFQCVPSQINYVINTRFTIEKGYAVESKRGGGGFIRIMKVQSYDHADLIDQLISLVQSRIAQSSAENVIYRLVEEEIITHREAKIMLSVIDRSVLYIDLPFRDELRARMLKAMLTTLKYK, from the coding sequence GTGAGGAATATATCCGACATAATTGAAAATTATCTAAAACAGGTTTTAGAGAAGAGCGAAAGGGAAATCGTGGAAATTAAAAGAAGTGAAATTGCTGATAAGTTCCAGTGTGTTCCTTCTCAGATCAATTATGTGATCAACACCCGTTTCACGATTGAGAAAGGCTATGCAGTAGAAAGTAAGCGGGGAGGCGGGGGCTTCATCCGGATTATGAAAGTCCAGTCCTATGACCATGCTGATTTAATTGACCAGTTAATTTCATTGGTTCAAAGCAGGATTGCCCAGAGCAGTGCAGAGAATGTCATTTACCGTCTGGTAGAAGAAGAGATTATAACACATAGGGAAGCTAAAATAATGCTTAGTGTTATAGACCGCTCTGTTCTGTATATTGATCTTCCATTCAGGGATGAGCTGAGGGCAAGAATGCTTAAGGCAATGTTAACCACTTTGAAATATAAATAG
- the ispD gene encoding 2-C-methyl-D-erythritol 4-phosphate cytidylyltransferase, which yields MNYQVILPAAGQGKRMGAGKNKLLLEIGNVPVFIHTLRVFESDAECTGIYLAINPQDEEEIRILLKEHQITKVAAMAEGGQERQHSVYNAAKAVSGEQVVLVHDAARPFITRDLLQPLVKAAWEKGAAVLAVPLKDTVKKADGNLITETLERSCLWAVQTPQAFRVSSLLEAHRKAEEDGFLGTDDASLVERLGNEVVIVQGSYDNIKLTTPEDIYFAEAIIKKRSHI from the coding sequence ATGAATTATCAAGTGATTCTCCCGGCGGCCGGGCAGGGGAAAAGAATGGGAGCCGGAAAGAATAAGCTTCTCCTGGAAATCGGGAATGTCCCTGTGTTTATACATACGTTAAGAGTTTTTGAAAGTGACGCGGAATGCACGGGCATTTATCTGGCAATCAATCCTCAGGATGAGGAAGAAATACGCATTCTGTTAAAAGAGCATCAGATTACGAAAGTGGCCGCTATGGCAGAAGGCGGGCAGGAAAGGCAGCATAGCGTCTATAATGCGGCCAAGGCGGTTTCGGGTGAGCAAGTGGTGCTGGTTCATGACGCTGCCCGCCCTTTTATTACCCGGGATTTACTGCAGCCGCTGGTGAAAGCAGCATGGGAAAAAGGAGCTGCTGTTCTTGCAGTACCGCTGAAGGATACAGTTAAAAAAGCTGACGGAAATTTAATTACAGAAACACTTGAACGTTCCTGCCTGTGGGCTGTTCAAACTCCACAGGCCTTTCGTGTTTCTTCCCTGCTTGAGGCACACCGCAAGGCCGAGGAAGACGGCTTCCTGGGAACAGATGATGCCAGCCTTGTGGAGCGTTTAGGCAATGAAGTGGTGATTGTTCAAGGAAGTTACGATAATATTAAGCTGACTACACCAGAAGATATTTATTTTGCGGAAGCAATTATAAAGAAAAGAAGTCATATATAA
- a CDS encoding UvrB/UvrC motif-containing protein codes for MICQECNQRPATLHFTKVVNGEKAEFHLCEKCAQEKGEMFMLGSGSGFSINNLLAGLLNIQPAFQESGQDAFQQEKVLQCEQCSLTFQQFIKVGRFGCANCYETFKDQLNPILRRLHSGNFSHSGKIPARIGGTIHLRRNIDDLKNNLKEMIAKEEFERAAELRDEIRKLEKQLNADQKGGE; via the coding sequence ATGATTTGTCAGGAATGTAACCAAAGGCCGGCCACGCTGCACTTTACAAAGGTTGTAAATGGCGAGAAAGCAGAGTTTCATCTTTGCGAGAAATGCGCACAGGAAAAAGGTGAAATGTTTATGCTGGGCAGCGGGTCTGGTTTTTCAATAAACAACTTGCTTGCTGGTCTTCTGAATATTCAGCCTGCCTTTCAGGAATCGGGCCAGGATGCTTTTCAGCAGGAGAAAGTCCTGCAGTGTGAGCAATGTTCCCTCACCTTTCAGCAGTTTATTAAAGTAGGCCGCTTTGGATGCGCCAACTGCTATGAGACCTTTAAAGATCAATTGAACCCAATTCTTAGAAGGCTACACAGCGGGAATTTCTCACACAGCGGAAAAATTCCTGCGCGAATCGGGGGAACCATTCACTTGCGAAGGAATATTGATGATTTAAAAAACAATTTAAAAGAAATGATTGCCAAAGAAGAGTTTGAAAGAGCGGCAGAATTGAGGGACGAAATAAGGAAATTGGAAAAGCAGCTCAATGCCGATCAAAAGGGAGGGGAGTAA
- a CDS encoding PIN/TRAM domain-containing protein has translation MLKRIVQACFLIIGVTLGIFLIPDLLKLISLDDIPLLNNPYVSAILGAIIFYLLTFWAVDHVVNFVRWAEESLVKVPITDIIFGSVGLVFGLVIAFLIGYALNAIEVPILNTVAPIVLTLLFGYLGFQVGFKKRDELLSLISSKKKKSSEEEPEPEAAPKNSLKILDTSVIIDGRIADICQTGFLEGTIVIPQFVLEELQHIADSSDVLKRNRGRRGLDILNRIQKELSINVEIYEGDFEEIQEVDSKLVKLAKLTNGVVVTNDFNLNKVCELQKVAVLNINDLANAVKPVVLPGEEMKVQVIKDGKEQNQGIAYLDDGTMIVVEEGRNYIGKHIDVLVTSVLQTSAGRMIFAKPKLLEKAL, from the coding sequence ATGTTAAAACGTATTGTACAGGCATGCTTCCTTATTATCGGGGTAACGCTGGGTATATTTTTGATTCCTGACTTATTAAAATTAATCAGTTTAGATGACATTCCTCTTTTAAATAATCCATATGTGTCCGCCATTTTAGGTGCTATTATTTTTTATCTTTTAACTTTTTGGGCGGTTGATCATGTCGTCAATTTCGTGAGATGGGCAGAAGAATCACTGGTAAAAGTACCTATAACAGATATTATTTTTGGAAGTGTCGGCCTGGTTTTTGGATTAGTCATTGCCTTTTTAATCGGATATGCATTAAATGCGATTGAGGTCCCGATTCTGAATACCGTTGCTCCGATTGTTCTGACGCTCCTGTTCGGCTATCTAGGATTTCAGGTGGGCTTTAAAAAGCGGGATGAGCTTTTAAGTTTAATTTCAAGCAAGAAAAAGAAGAGCAGTGAAGAAGAACCCGAACCTGAAGCTGCACCCAAAAACTCACTCAAGATTCTTGATACCAGCGTTATTATCGATGGACGCATTGCTGATATCTGTCAGACGGGCTTTCTGGAAGGTACGATTGTCATTCCTCAGTTTGTACTCGAAGAGCTTCAGCACATTGCTGATTCTTCAGATGTATTAAAGCGCAACCGTGGCAGACGGGGTCTGGATATACTGAATCGGATCCAAAAAGAGCTTTCGATTAATGTGGAAATCTATGAAGGCGATTTTGAAGAAATCCAAGAGGTGGACAGCAAGCTCGTGAAGCTGGCTAAGCTGACGAATGGCGTCGTTGTGACCAATGACTTTAACTTAAACAAAGTATGTGAACTGCAAAAAGTGGCAGTCCTCAATATTAATGACCTGGCAAATGCCGTCAAACCGGTTGTGCTTCCAGGCGAAGAAATGAAGGTACAGGTTATTAAGGACGGCAAGGAACAGAATCAGGGAATTGCTTATCTGGACGACGGCACGATGATTGTAGTGGAAGAAGGCAGAAATTATATTGGCAAACATATCGATGTTCTTGTCACAAGTGTTCTGCAGACATCAGCCGGACGAATGATCTTTGCAAAACCTAAGCTTCTGGAAAAAGCTTTATAA
- the radA gene encoding DNA repair protein RadA yields the protein MAKRKTKFMCQECGYESPKWMGKCPGCGQWNTMVEEVEKPASTRRGAFAHSQGSAIAAKATPITSIETVSEPRIHTDLIELNRVLGGGIVRGSLVLIGGDPGIGKSTLLLQVSSQLANRKHSVLYISGEESMRQTKLRADRLGVSSDSLLVYSETSLDEISRTIDSVSPDFVIIDSIQTIFHPEVTSAPGSVSQVRECTAELMRIGKTKGIAIFIVGHVTKEGSIAGPRLLEHMVDTVLYFEGERHHTYRILRAVKNRFGSTNEMGIFEMKEFGLEEVANPSEIFLEERSQGAAGSTVVASMEGTRPVLVEIQALISPTSFGNPRRMATGIDHNRVPLLMAVLEKRVGMLLQNQDAYLKVAGGVKLDEPAIDLAIAVSIASSFRDKPTKATDCIIGEVGLTGEVRRVSRIEQRVQEAAKLGFERVILPANNLGGWSAPGGIELIGVSSVGEALKAALGG from the coding sequence ATGGCTAAAAGAAAAACGAAATTCATGTGCCAGGAATGCGGCTATGAATCACCGAAGTGGATGGGGAAATGTCCGGGATGCGGACAGTGGAATACGATGGTGGAAGAGGTGGAGAAGCCTGCTTCAACGAGAAGGGGCGCTTTTGCTCATTCACAGGGCTCTGCCATAGCGGCGAAAGCTACACCGATTACATCCATTGAAACAGTCAGCGAACCACGCATACATACCGATTTAATAGAATTAAACCGTGTCCTTGGGGGAGGAATCGTTAGAGGTTCCCTTGTTCTTATTGGGGGAGATCCGGGCATCGGGAAATCAACGCTTCTTCTTCAAGTGTCATCACAGCTGGCGAACAGGAAGCATTCTGTTCTTTATATATCAGGGGAAGAATCCATGCGTCAGACGAAGCTGCGTGCTGACCGCTTAGGTGTTTCTTCAGACAGTCTGCTTGTTTACTCGGAAACCAGCCTTGATGAAATCAGCAGAACAATTGATTCAGTGAGTCCTGACTTTGTCATTATAGACTCCATTCAGACGATCTTTCATCCTGAAGTGACATCAGCGCCTGGCAGCGTTTCTCAGGTCCGGGAATGTACCGCTGAGCTAATGCGCATCGGCAAAACGAAGGGAATTGCCATTTTTATCGTAGGGCATGTTACAAAGGAAGGGTCCATTGCCGGTCCAAGACTTCTGGAGCATATGGTTGATACGGTTTTGTACTTTGAGGGTGAACGCCATCATACATACCGGATCCTGCGGGCAGTGAAAAACAGATTTGGCTCAACAAACGAGATGGGCATTTTTGAAATGAAGGAATTTGGGCTTGAGGAAGTGGCTAACCCGTCAGAAATTTTCCTGGAAGAGCGGTCACAGGGAGCTGCCGGTTCAACAGTCGTTGCTTCTATGGAAGGAACGAGGCCAGTCCTGGTTGAAATTCAGGCGCTGATTTCTCCAACAAGCTTTGGAAATCCAAGACGAATGGCGACAGGAATTGATCATAACCGGGTTCCGCTCCTGATGGCGGTTTTGGAAAAACGGGTCGGGATGCTCCTGCAAAATCAGGATGCATACTTAAAAGTCGCTGGCGGAGTGAAGCTTGATGAACCGGCTATTGATCTGGCCATTGCTGTGAGTATTGCGTCAAGCTTTCGGGATAAGCCAACAAAGGCAACAGACTGCATCATCGGAGAAGTAGGACTCACAGGAGAGGTCAGGAGAGTATCAAGAATAGAACAAAGAGTGCAGGAGGCAGCCAAGCTGGGTTTTGAGCGGGTTATCCTGCCGGCGAACAATCTTGGCGGCTGGAGCGCACCGGGAGGAATTGAACTAATCGGAGTAAGTTCGGTCGGTGAAGCTCTTAAGGCTGCGTTAGGGGGATAA
- the clpC gene encoding ATP-dependent protease ATP-binding subunit ClpC: MMFGRFTERAQKVLALAQEEAIRLGHNNIGTEHILLGLVREGEGIAAKALYALGLGSDKIQKEVENLIGRGQDASQTIHYTPRAKKVIELSMDEARKLGHSYVGTEHILLGLIREGEGVAARVLNNLGVSLNKARQQVLQLLGSNESGSHQGGSAANANTPTLDGLARDLTAIAREGSLDPVIGRSKEIQRVIEVLSRRTKNNPVLIGEPGVGKTAIAEGLAQQIINNEVPETLRDKRVMTLDMGTVVAGTKYRGEFEDRLKKVMDEIRQAGNIILFIDELHTLIGAGGAEGAIDASNILKPSLARGELQCIGATTLDEYRKYIEKDAALERRFQPITVDEPTAEESVQILEGLRDRYEAHHRVTITDAAIQAAVKLSDRYISDRFLPDKAIDLIDEAGSKVRLRSYTTPPNLKELEVKLEDVRKEKDAAVQSQEFEKAASLRDTEQRLREQLEETKKTWKEKQGKENSEVTVEDIANVVASWTGIPVSKLAQTETEKLLNLEEILHSRVIGQEEAVKAISKAVRRARAGLKDPKRPIGSFVFLGPTGVGKTELARALAEAMFGDEDAMIRIDMSEYMEKHSTSRLVGSPPGYVGYEEGGQLTEKVRRKPYSVVLLDEIEKAHPDVFNILLQVLEDGRLTDSKGRTVDFRNTVLIMTSNVGAEALKRNKYVGFNIQDGEQDYKDMKGKVMEEMKKSFRPEFLNRIDEIIVFHALEKKHLQEIVSLMSDTLTKRLKEQDITLELTDAAKEKISVEGYDPEYGARPLRRAIQKHIEDRLSEELLKGTVLTGQSVVIDVKDGEFVVKTAEPSGTANLQK; encoded by the coding sequence ATGATGTTCGGACGATTTACGGAAAGAGCTCAAAAAGTATTGGCTTTAGCACAGGAGGAAGCAATCCGTTTAGGACATAACAACATCGGAACAGAGCATATTCTGCTGGGGCTTGTACGCGAAGGTGAAGGCATTGCTGCAAAAGCTTTGTATGCTTTAGGCCTCGGCTCTGATAAGATCCAAAAAGAGGTTGAGAATTTAATCGGCAGGGGGCAGGATGCTTCCCAGACCATTCACTATACACCGCGTGCCAAGAAAGTTATTGAACTTTCCATGGACGAAGCAAGAAAGCTTGGCCATTCTTATGTAGGAACAGAGCATATCCTGCTTGGCCTGATCCGCGAGGGCGAAGGCGTGGCAGCGAGAGTGTTGAATAACCTAGGAGTCAGCCTCAATAAAGCGCGTCAGCAAGTGCTTCAGCTATTAGGCAGCAATGAGTCCGGCAGCCATCAGGGAGGGTCCGCAGCCAATGCGAACACACCGACACTGGATGGATTGGCACGTGACTTGACTGCTATTGCCAGAGAAGGAAGCCTGGATCCGGTTATTGGGCGAAGCAAAGAAATTCAGCGCGTAATCGAAGTATTAAGCCGCAGGACGAAAAACAACCCGGTTTTGATCGGTGAGCCTGGTGTAGGTAAAACAGCCATTGCAGAAGGCCTGGCACAGCAGATCATTAATAACGAAGTGCCGGAGACTCTTCGTGATAAAAGGGTTATGACGCTTGATATGGGTACAGTTGTAGCTGGAACGAAGTATCGCGGTGAATTTGAAGACCGCCTGAAGAAGGTAATGGATGAAATCAGGCAGGCCGGAAACATTATTTTATTCATTGACGAGCTTCATACATTAATAGGTGCAGGCGGAGCAGAAGGGGCTATAGATGCTTCCAACATCTTAAAGCCTTCTCTGGCACGCGGTGAACTTCAGTGCATAGGTGCAACAACTCTTGATGAATACAGAAAATACATTGAAAAGGATGCGGCACTTGAAAGAAGATTCCAGCCTATTACGGTTGATGAGCCTACTGCGGAAGAATCAGTACAGATTCTTGAAGGTCTTCGTGACCGTTATGAGGCACACCATCGCGTGACGATTACGGATGCAGCCATTCAAGCGGCTGTAAAACTATCAGACCGCTACATCTCAGACCGCTTCCTTCCAGATAAAGCGATTGATTTAATTGACGAAGCGGGTTCGAAGGTAAGACTTCGCTCTTATACTACCCCTCCAAACCTGAAAGAGCTGGAGGTTAAACTCGAGGATGTAAGGAAAGAGAAAGATGCTGCCGTTCAAAGCCAGGAATTTGAAAAGGCGGCTTCCTTAAGAGATACAGAGCAGCGCCTGCGCGAACAGCTTGAAGAAACGAAGAAAACATGGAAAGAAAAGCAGGGCAAAGAGAACAGTGAAGTGACGGTTGAGGACATCGCCAATGTTGTGGCCAGCTGGACTGGAATCCCTGTATCGAAGCTGGCCCAAACAGAAACAGAAAAGCTTCTGAACCTGGAAGAAATTCTTCATTCCCGTGTAATCGGACAGGAAGAAGCGGTTAAGGCCATTTCGAAGGCTGTCCGCCGTGCCCGTGCAGGCCTTAAAGATCCGAAGCGCCCGATTGGCTCTTTTGTATTCCTTGGGCCGACTGGTGTAGGTAAAACGGAGCTAGCCCGTGCATTAGCAGAAGCGATGTTCGGTGACGAGGATGCGATGATCCGCATCGATATGTCAGAATACATGGAGAAACACTCCACATCCCGTCTGGTAGGTTCACCTCCGGGCTATGTAGGATATGAAGAAGGCGGGCAGTTAACCGAAAAAGTCCGCAGAAAGCCATATTCTGTTGTGCTGCTGGATGAAATTGAAAAGGCGCATCCTGATGTATTCAACATCCTTTTACAGGTATTGGAAGACGGAAGATTAACAGACTCTAAGGGCAGAACCGTTGATTTCCGCAATACCGTTCTGATTATGACATCCAATGTAGGTGCTGAAGCACTTAAGCGGAACAAATACGTTGGTTTTAACATCCAGGATGGGGAACAGGATTACAAAGATATGAAAGGAAAAGTAATGGAGGAGATGAAAAAGTCCTTCCGACCGGAATTCCTGAATCGTATCGATGAAATCATCGTTTTCCATGCATTGGAGAAAAAGCATCTTCAGGAAATTGTTTCGCTGATGTCTGACACTTTAACGAAACGATTGAAGGAACAGGATATTACACTGGAATTGACGGATGCAGCCAAAGAAAAAATCTCGGTTGAGGGTTATGATCCTGAGTACGGTGCACGTCCGCTTCGCCGGGCTATTCAAAAGCATATTGAAGACCGCTTATCCGAAGAGCTGTTAAAGGGCACAGTCCTAACCGGGCAATCCGTGGTAATCGATGTAAAGGATGGAGAATTTGTTGTGAAAACGGCTGAACCAAGCGGAACAGCAAATCTTCAGAAATAA
- the disA gene encoding DNA integrity scanning diadenylate cyclase DisA, whose translation METKKMGEKTMSEILRFMAPGTPIREGIDNVLRANTGGLIVLGSKEKLSNLVDGGFQINCPFSPSYLYELAKMDGAIILNEEGNKILIANAQLAPDPGVPSTETGMRHRTAERVARQTGALVIAISQRRNVITLYKGHSRYALRDIGVILTKANVAVQTLEKYKVVLEQSIGNLSILEFEELVTYSDILHVFHNIEMVLRIKNELLTYLSELGTEGRLIRLQMNELLMELEREAEWIIKDYAQSRDIDSRDAIVKLQELSKGEMLEDSVILKLLGYNGYIHTEEFKCPRGYRMLNKVPRLPPIIIDNLINRFEEFPNIITATVEELDEVEGIGEVRARKIKEGLKLIKEQVFADRQL comes from the coding sequence ATGGAGACTAAAAAAATGGGCGAAAAAACGATGAGTGAAATCCTTCGGTTCATGGCTCCGGGTACGCCTATCAGGGAAGGGATTGATAATGTTCTTCGCGCTAATACAGGCGGGCTGATTGTATTGGGCTCAAAGGAAAAGTTGAGTAACCTTGTTGATGGCGGGTTCCAAATCAATTGCCCATTTTCGCCAAGCTATTTGTATGAACTGGCCAAGATGGATGGAGCCATTATTTTAAATGAAGAAGGGAACAAGATTCTCATTGCTAATGCTCAGCTGGCTCCCGATCCTGGTGTACCTTCAACCGAAACGGGCATGCGGCACCGGACGGCTGAGCGGGTTGCCAGGCAAACAGGCGCATTAGTGATTGCCATTTCCCAGAGACGAAATGTCATTACCCTTTATAAAGGCCATTCACGCTATGCCCTGCGTGATATTGGCGTCATTTTAACTAAGGCGAATGTAGCCGTGCAGACTCTTGAAAAGTATAAGGTCGTTCTTGAACAGAGCATCGGCAACCTTAGCATCCTGGAATTTGAAGAGCTTGTTACATACAGTGACATCCTGCATGTTTTTCATAATATCGAAATGGTTCTGCGCATTAAAAATGAACTGCTCACCTATTTAAGTGAACTGGGTACTGAAGGAAGGCTGATTCGGCTCCAGATGAATGAGCTGCTGATGGAGCTTGAAAGAGAAGCAGAATGGATTATAAAAGACTATGCTCAATCCAGGGACATCGACTCAAGGGATGCAATTGTTAAGCTTCAGGAGCTATCAAAAGGAGAAATGCTCGAAGACTCTGTCATTCTTAAGCTTCTTGGCTACAATGGGTATATTCATACGGAAGAATTCAAATGCCCCCGCGGCTACCGCATGCTGAATAAAGTTCCCCGCCTTCCGCCGATTATTATCGACAATCTGATTAACCGGTTTGAAGAATTTCCGAATATCATCACGGCGACAGTAGAGGAGCTCGATGAGGTAGAAGGAATCGGAGAGGTAAGGGCCAGAAAAATTAAAGAAGGACTTAAGCTCATAAAAGAGCAGGTTTTTGCGGACCGTCAGCTATAA
- a CDS encoding protein arginine kinase, translated as MSLERFMNQAISSWMSAEGPDSDIVLSSRIRLARNIKQYKFPTLFSNEEAEAVIEKIKARVEHSSFSKLGEMELLLMDRLQPLQKRVLMEKHLISPHLAENSTYGACLLSENEEVSIMINEEDHIRIQCLFPGFQLSEALSMANEIDDWLEEEADYAFDENIGFLTSCPTNVGTGLRASVMMHLPGLVLTQQMNRIIPAINQLGLVVRGIYGEGSEALGNIFQVSNQITLGKSEEDIAEDLKSVVSQLISQERSAREALAKTSNIQLEDRVFRSYGILSNSRIIESKEAAQCLSDVRLGIDMKYIKNISKNILNELMILTQPGFLQQYAGGPLRPHERDIRRASLIRERLKMEDQELGG; from the coding sequence TTGTCGCTGGAACGTTTCATGAATCAAGCTATTAGCTCCTGGATGAGTGCGGAAGGTCCTGATTCCGATATTGTATTAAGTTCACGAATCAGGCTTGCCCGCAATATAAAGCAATATAAATTCCCCACTTTATTTTCAAATGAAGAAGCAGAAGCAGTCATTGAAAAAATAAAGGCGAGGGTGGAGCATTCTTCTTTTTCGAAACTTGGGGAAATGGAGCTTTTATTAATGGATCGCCTTCAGCCTCTTCAAAAAAGAGTGCTGATGGAAAAGCATCTGATCAGTCCCCATCTTGCTGAGAATTCAACTTATGGTGCCTGCCTTCTTTCTGAAAATGAAGAAGTCAGCATCATGATTAATGAAGAAGACCATATAAGGATTCAATGCCTGTTTCCGGGGTTTCAGCTTTCTGAAGCCTTAAGTATGGCGAATGAAATTGATGATTGGCTGGAGGAAGAAGCCGATTATGCATTTGATGAAAATATTGGCTTTTTAACAAGCTGTCCCACAAATGTAGGTACAGGGCTCAGGGCATCGGTTATGATGCATTTGCCGGGCCTCGTTCTCACACAGCAAATGAACCGGATTATTCCGGCAATTAACCAGCTTGGTTTAGTTGTTAGAGGAATTTACGGGGAGGGCAGCGAAGCTTTAGGTAACATCTTTCAAGTTTCAAATCAGATCACTCTCGGAAAATCAGAAGAGGATATCGCAGAGGATCTGAAAAGCGTTGTCAGCCAGCTGATTTCTCAGGAAAGATCGGCAAGGGAAGCATTAGCAAAGACTTCTAACATACAATTAGAAGACAGAGTCTTCCGCTCTTATGGCATTTTATCAAATAGCCGGATCATTGAATCAAAGGAAGCAGCACAATGCTTGTCTGATGTTCGCCTGGGGATTGATATGAAGTACATTAAAAACATATCAAAAAATATATTGAATGAGCTGATGATCCTGACACAGCCCGGATTCCTGCAGCAATATGCAGGCGGGCCGCTGAGACCGCATGAACGCGATATCCGCAGGGCTTCATTAATCAGGGAAAGATTAAAAATGGAAGATCAAGAGTTGGGAGGATGA